A stretch of the Janthinobacterium sp. B9-8 genome encodes the following:
- a CDS encoding Vat family streptogramin A O-acetyltransferase: protein MHGPSPDNKHPMDGFPQICFIKNTINNPHIVVGDYSYYDDPEDSENFERNVLYHYPFIGDKLIIGKFCALARGVKFIMNGANHKLSGISSYPFQIFGNGWEKSAPPLSDFPYKGDTQIGNDVWIGYDALIMPGVKIGNGAVISSRSVVTRDVPAYTVVGGNPAKLIKHRFTLDQVARLEEIAWWNWPVDIISQHLPEIMAGDIEALGAVIL, encoded by the coding sequence ATGCACGGCCCGAGCCCTGATAATAAACACCCAATGGATGGATTTCCCCAGATTTGTTTTATTAAAAACACCATCAACAATCCTCATATTGTGGTCGGGGATTACAGCTATTACGATGACCCGGAAGATTCGGAAAACTTTGAACGTAATGTGCTCTATCACTACCCCTTTATTGGCGACAAACTCATCATTGGTAAATTCTGTGCCCTTGCCCGGGGCGTGAAATTTATTATGAATGGCGCCAACCACAAGCTCTCTGGCATCTCCTCCTATCCTTTTCAAATTTTTGGCAATGGCTGGGAAAAATCTGCGCCACCACTTTCCGATTTTCCCTACAAAGGTGACACCCAGATCGGCAACGATGTGTGGATAGGCTACGACGCTTTAATTATGCCAGGGGTGAAAATCGGCAACGGCGCTGTGATTTCATCCCGATCCGTTGTTACCCGTGATGTGCCCGCTTATACCGTTGTGGGCGGTAATCCTGCCAAGCTGATTAAGCACCGCTTTACCTTAGATCAAGTGGCAAGGCTAGAAGAAATCGCTTGGTGGAATTGGCCGGTAGATATCATTAGCCAGCATTTGCCAGAAATTATGGCAGGGGATATTGAAGCATTGGGGGCGGTGATTTTGTAA
- a CDS encoding methyl-accepting chemotaxis protein, producing the protein MMQSIRSKITLLIALSMLFATISITIITCLNIRNHTYAEAEREIDSVAAAQTAFISNWLDARKQVVKSALRHSGEENISLYLQQLADAGGYSLMFEGDGSTKAMMYSVPGQSKPSPDYDPAARPWFIQAKSSNDVIVSEPYRDADPAIKELVLTLAQKVNNQEKVLGGDIMIGDLVKSTLAIKLAGKGHVFLMTKEGKIIAYPKSGFELKPISELIPRLESSQFSALQNKSEVFAIGDDDYIVQLSPIAGSDWLLGVALDKSEIDAPLNHLIMVIIVAVILVLIVVILFCTAYLRRLLAGLLQIRDAMLDISQGEADLTRRIPSKGNDEVAETAQAFNRFVDRLNALFLELRREAITLTGGVSEVSGSVLKLANDSHNLADISSSNAAAIEEVSVSISHIAEAARETDALVREAAGASHHGSENVLKISEEMAHTRQSVGDLSTLLASLEHRSQDITKITNVIREIADQTNLLALNAAIEAARAGEQGRGFAVVADEVRKLAERTGKATMEISQMIGDILSETGLAVSNMQTTVKAVDVSSSLTHAASKQMLLIGQSMQQVTERISEIALSTGEQQNATTAMAQSTESINGQIMDSDAALQSSMQTLKMLDGLAKDMQATFNRFKL; encoded by the coding sequence ATGATGCAATCGATCAGAAGTAAAATTACGTTATTAATCGCTTTATCCATGCTGTTTGCCACCATCAGCATCACGATTATTACTTGCCTCAATATCCGCAACCATACCTACGCCGAAGCCGAGCGGGAGATTGATTCGGTCGCCGCCGCACAGACAGCATTTATCAGCAATTGGCTGGATGCACGCAAGCAGGTGGTTAAATCAGCGCTACGCCATAGCGGCGAAGAAAACATCAGCCTTTATCTGCAACAGCTGGCCGATGCGGGCGGCTATAGCCTGATGTTTGAAGGCGATGGCAGCACAAAGGCCATGATGTATTCGGTGCCAGGCCAAAGCAAACCCAGCCCGGATTATGATCCGGCAGCCCGCCCCTGGTTTATTCAAGCCAAGTCCAGTAATGATGTCATCGTATCCGAGCCTTATCGTGATGCAGATCCAGCAATTAAAGAGCTGGTGCTTACTTTGGCGCAAAAAGTAAACAATCAGGAGAAAGTGCTGGGCGGCGATATTATGATTGGCGATTTGGTTAAATCCACGCTTGCCATCAAATTAGCCGGTAAAGGCCATGTATTTTTAATGACCAAGGAAGGCAAAATCATCGCCTATCCTAAGTCAGGCTTTGAGCTAAAACCGATTAGCGAGCTTATCCCTCGCTTGGAATCCAGCCAGTTTTCTGCACTGCAAAACAAATCAGAAGTTTTTGCCATTGGCGACGATGATTACATCGTTCAGCTATCGCCCATAGCAGGCAGCGACTGGCTGCTGGGTGTGGCCTTGGATAAATCTGAAATTGATGCCCCGCTCAATCACCTCATTATGGTGATTATTGTGGCTGTAATTTTAGTGCTGATCGTAGTGATTCTATTTTGCACCGCCTATCTACGCCGCCTGTTGGCTGGCTTATTACAGATTCGCGATGCCATGCTGGATATCTCGCAAGGTGAAGCCGATCTGACCCGCCGTATCCCAAGCAAAGGCAATGATGAAGTAGCAGAAACCGCACAAGCATTTAATCGCTTTGTTGATCGCTTAAACGCACTCTTCCTCGAATTACGTCGCGAAGCGATTACGCTTACTGGCGGCGTGAGTGAAGTGAGTGGTTCGGTGCTTAAACTGGCCAATGATTCACATAATCTGGCCGATATCTCCAGCTCGAATGCAGCAGCGATTGAAGAAGTCAGTGTCAGCATCTCGCATATTGCCGAAGCCGCGCGTGAAACCGATGCTTTAGTCAGAGAAGCCGCAGGTGCATCGCATCATGGCAGCGAAAATGTGCTGAAAATCAGCGAAGAAATGGCGCATACCCGCCAATCTGTCGGCGATTTATCAACGCTACTGGCCTCACTAGAGCATCGTTCGCAAGACATTACCAAAATCACCAATGTCATTCGCGAGATTGCCGATCAAACTAATTTGCTGGCACTCAATGCCGCAATTGAAGCCGCCCGTGCGGGTGAGCAAGGCCGTGGCTTTGCCGTGGTGGCTGATGAAGTACGCAAGCTAGCTGAGCGCACTGGTAAGGCAACCATGGAAATCAGCCAGATGATCGGCGATATCCTCAGCGAAACAGGCTTGGCAGTGAGCAATATGCAAACCACCGTGAAAGCCGTTGATGTAAGTAGCTCGCTGACGCATGCGGCCAGCAAGCAAATGCTGCTGATTGGCCAATCTATGCAGCAAGTTACTGAGCGTATCAGCGAAATTGCGTTATCAACCGGTGAGCAACAAAACGCCACCACCGCGATGGCGCAAAGCACCGAATCAATTAACGGGCAAATTATGGATTCTGATGCTGCGCTGCAATCATCGATGCAAACCTTAAAAATGCTCGATGGCCTAGCCAAAGATATGCAAGCTACCTTTAACCGCTTCAAGCTTTAA
- the sstT gene encoding serine/threonine transporter SstT produces the protein MQQTQNPLLRLFNRSGLVSQIMLGLIAGIALALFFPAAAQSAGLLGSLFVSALKAVAPVLVFVLVAASIANHKPSQKSNMRPILVLYLFGTFAAAVVAVAASFLFPSTLILVKHASDITPPSGIVEVLRSLLLSVVDNPVKALMNANFIGILAWAIALGVAMRHANDTTKTVVSDLSGGISVIVGVVIRFAPLGIFGLVASTIAETGIEALLTYAHLLLVLIGCMLFVALVMNPAIVFWKLRRNPYPLVFACLRESGVTAFFTRSSAANIPVNMALCKKLGLHEDDYSVSIPLGATINMAGAAITISVLTLAAVHTLGIQVDLPTALLLSVVSAICACGASGVAGGSLLLIPMACSLFGISNDLAMQVVAVGFIIGVLQDSAETALNSSTDVLFTAAACQATEHKTQLAFAER, from the coding sequence ATGCAGCAGACACAAAATCCGCTACTTAGGCTATTCAATCGCAGCGGCCTTGTTAGCCAGATTATGCTAGGCCTCATCGCCGGTATTGCACTGGCTTTATTTTTTCCTGCTGCGGCCCAATCAGCAGGTTTATTAGGCAGCTTATTTGTCAGCGCCCTAAAAGCCGTTGCACCGGTACTCGTCTTTGTTTTGGTGGCCGCTTCAATTGCCAACCATAAGCCTAGCCAGAAATCGAATATGCGCCCGATTCTGGTTCTTTATTTATTTGGCACATTTGCAGCAGCCGTGGTGGCCGTAGCTGCCAGCTTTTTGTTTCCATCCACACTGATTCTGGTTAAACATGCAAGCGATATCACCCCGCCAAGCGGTATTGTAGAAGTGCTGCGCAGCCTTTTACTCAGCGTGGTTGATAACCCGGTAAAAGCGCTGATGAATGCCAACTTTATCGGTATTCTGGCCTGGGCCATTGCCTTGGGTGTGGCGATGCGCCATGCCAATGACACCACTAAAACCGTTGTAAGTGATTTATCCGGCGGCATCTCGGTGATTGTAGGTGTAGTGATTCGCTTTGCCCCGCTCGGTATTTTTGGCCTCGTCGCCTCGACCATTGCCGAAACCGGCATCGAAGCTTTGCTTACCTATGCCCACCTCTTATTAGTACTGATCGGCTGCATGCTGTTTGTAGCACTGGTCATGAACCCGGCCATTGTGTTCTGGAAGCTGCGCCGTAATCCTTACCCACTGGTCTTTGCCTGCCTGCGTGAAAGTGGCGTTACCGCTTTCTTTACCCGCAGCTCTGCCGCGAATATCCCTGTAAATATGGCGCTATGTAAAAAACTGGGTCTGCACGAAGACGATTATTCGGTATCGATTCCACTGGGCGCGACCATCAATATGGCGGGTGCGGCGATTACGATTTCTGTGCTGACACTGGCTGCAGTGCATACTCTTGGCATACAGGTTGATTTACCTACGGCGCTGCTGTTAAGCGTGGTTTCTGCCATCTGTGCCTGCGGTGCATCTGGCGTAGCAGGTGGCTCGCTACTGCTGATTCCTATGGCGTGCAGCTTATTTGGCATTTCTAACGATCTGGCCATGCAAGTAGTTGCCGTGGGCTTTATTATTGGCGTGTTGCAAGATTCGGCCGAAACCGCACTGAACTCATCAACCGATGTGCTGTTCACTGCCGCGGCTTGCCAAGCGACAGAGCACAAAACCCAGCTGGCGTTTGCTGAACGCTAA
- a CDS encoding MFS transporter, which yields MSIMLNQHPARTFRQSLLAMLGICFVIMMVALDQTIVATALPTIVAELHGFELYAWVSTAYLLASVVTIPIFGRLGDYYGRKPFVVVAIVTFTLASVLCGVANSMLLLVLARALQGIGGGMLVGTAFACIPDLFPDSKVRLQWQVMLSAAFGIANAIGPSIGGLLTHYVSWRAVFFVNIPVGLLSVIFVSRFLPRLKPKHDTKIRLDWLGALLITLFLGSLQLSVEWLPEQGLSVPVISVLITCLVAGFLAWKQEANNEHAMLPFALFRDPALAALFRLSLLMGFTMFAILSYAPLLLQGGFHLSASQAGMLITPLVVCITFASILNGRIVPHLPRPEAMLYLGFGLLLICVIGMMNITPQTAHPLIIGLMALGGLGLGFIMPNLTIFVQETCPRKDLGISTALLQSLRMIGGMLSTALVGSILSWRYEHDINQQFAKPVASLMNNPQVLVNLEGQHAVILQINALGEDGLQLLEQARATLSHAIQSSQWLGIAAVLFAFWCLRRIPRIQFKQAIEPQHDAT from the coding sequence ATGTCTATTATGTTAAATCAACATCCCGCACGCACCTTTCGCCAATCCCTGCTTGCCATGCTGGGCATTTGTTTTGTGATTATGATGGTGGCGCTTGATCAAACCATTGTGGCTACCGCCCTGCCAACAATTGTCGCCGAGCTGCATGGTTTTGAGCTGTACGCTTGGGTATCCACCGCCTATTTGCTGGCATCGGTGGTGACTATTCCTATCTTTGGCCGCTTAGGCGATTACTACGGACGCAAGCCTTTTGTGGTGGTCGCTATCGTGACGTTTACGCTGGCATCGGTGCTGTGTGGCGTGGCCAATAGCATGCTGCTGCTGGTGTTAGCCCGTGCGTTGCAAGGTATAGGCGGCGGGATGTTGGTTGGTACAGCTTTTGCGTGTATTCCCGATTTATTCCCCGATAGCAAAGTGCGCTTGCAATGGCAGGTGATGCTGAGCGCCGCCTTCGGGATTGCCAACGCCATTGGCCCGAGTATCGGCGGGCTGCTCACCCACTATGTCAGCTGGCGTGCTGTATTCTTTGTAAACATCCCGGTTGGCTTATTGAGTGTGATTTTTGTAAGCCGCTTTCTGCCACGCTTAAAGCCTAAGCACGATACAAAAATCCGCCTTGACTGGCTGGGCGCGCTGCTGATTACGCTATTTTTAGGCAGCTTGCAGTTATCCGTAGAATGGTTACCTGAGCAAGGGCTGAGCGTGCCGGTTATCAGTGTCTTGATCACATGCTTAGTAGCGGGATTTTTGGCCTGGAAACAGGAAGCCAATAATGAGCACGCCATGCTGCCCTTCGCCCTGTTCAGAGACCCCGCCCTTGCTGCGCTGTTCAGGCTGTCGCTCCTGATGGGCTTTACCATGTTTGCGATCTTGTCCTACGCCCCGCTTCTTTTACAAGGTGGTTTTCATTTATCGGCCAGCCAGGCCGGGATGCTGATTACACCGCTGGTGGTCTGCATTACCTTTGCCAGTATTCTTAACGGGCGGATTGTGCCGCATCTGCCAAGGCCGGAAGCCATGCTTTATTTAGGCTTTGGCCTACTGCTGATTTGCGTGATCGGCATGATGAATATCACCCCGCAAACCGCGCATCCATTGATTATTGGCCTGATGGCTTTAGGGGGCTTGGGGCTGGGATTTATCATGCCCAACCTCACTATTTTTGTGCAGGAAACCTGCCCGCGTAAAGACTTGGGGATCAGCACCGCGCTGCTGCAATCGCTGCGGATGATAGGCGGGATGCTCAGCACCGCGCTGGTTGGATCGATCTTAAGCTGGCGATACGAGCACGATATTAATCAGCAGTTTGCCAAGCCCGTAGCCAGCCTGATGAATAACCCGCAAGTATTGGTCAATCTTGAAGGCCAGCACGCGGTTATCTTGCAAATAAATGCCTTGGGCGAAGATGGCTTGCAGCTACTCGAGCAAGCCCGCGCCACACTTAGCCACGCCATTCAAAGCAGCCAATGGCTAGGCATCGCCGCCGTGCTGTTTGCCTTCTGGTGCCTGCGCCGCATCCCTCGTATTCAATTTAAACAAGCCATAGAGCCCCAGCATGACGCCACATGA
- a CDS encoding MarR family winged helix-turn-helix transcriptional regulator, translating into MTPHEAEQLKVLQQLGRSYRTMLGAFELSVGQGLTRWRILNQLHKETQCSQKWLIQQLKMDPGSLTRLLKAMEKEGLIQRSNDPQDNRLSNVILTPQGHAEVNQALPKRSAFLSVILEEFNDEELLAFQGMLNKLERGCEKAGLRDL; encoded by the coding sequence ATGACGCCACATGAAGCCGAACAACTCAAAGTATTACAACAACTGGGCCGCAGCTATCGCACCATGCTGGGCGCATTTGAATTGTCCGTAGGCCAAGGGCTAACGCGCTGGCGCATTTTAAACCAGCTGCATAAAGAAACCCAATGCTCACAAAAATGGCTGATTCAGCAACTAAAAATGGACCCCGGCTCGCTCACCCGCCTGCTTAAAGCCATGGAAAAAGAAGGCTTAATCCAGCGCAGTAACGATCCGCAAGACAACCGCCTCAGCAACGTTATCCTCACTCCGCAAGGCCACGCCGAAGTAAACCAGGCCCTGCCCAAACGCAGCGCATTTTTAAGTGTGATATTGGAAGAGTTTAACGACGAAGAACTGCTGGCTTTTCAGGGCATGCTAAATAAATTAGAGCGGGGATGTGAGAAGGCGGGACTAAGGGATTTGTAA